A part of Gramella sp. MAR_2010_147 genomic DNA contains:
- the folP gene encoding dihydropteroate synthase, giving the protein MFINCKGKLLDLSQPKVMGIINITPDSFYSGSRSNTEKEILFTAEKMLEEGATFLDLGAYSSRPGANDISVEEELSRMLPAIELILKEFPKALISIDTFRAKVAEKSIEAGAAIINDISAGKLDDQMLSIIAKHQVPYIMMHMKGTPQNMKDQNQYKDLASEVLFYFSERIRAARDLGIHDIIIDPGFGFAKNIAQNFELLSKLELFSNLELPLLIGVSRKSMIWKKLDISADDALNGTSILNTAALLKGANILRVHDVKEAVECIKLTRELIN; this is encoded by the coding sequence ATGTTTATCAATTGTAAAGGCAAACTCCTCGATCTTTCACAGCCAAAAGTAATGGGAATTATAAATATCACTCCCGATTCTTTTTACAGCGGAAGCAGGTCTAATACTGAAAAAGAGATCCTTTTCACCGCAGAAAAAATGCTGGAAGAGGGAGCTACTTTTCTGGATCTGGGTGCTTACAGTTCGAGACCTGGTGCTAACGATATTTCGGTTGAAGAGGAATTAAGCCGAATGCTTCCGGCAATTGAACTTATTTTGAAAGAATTCCCGAAAGCCCTGATTTCCATTGATACTTTTAGAGCTAAAGTTGCCGAAAAAAGCATCGAAGCCGGAGCTGCGATCATCAATGATATTTCTGCAGGAAAACTGGATGATCAAATGCTTTCTATTATTGCCAAACATCAGGTTCCTTATATTATGATGCATATGAAGGGAACGCCGCAAAACATGAAAGATCAAAACCAGTATAAAGATCTGGCTTCAGAAGTTCTTTTCTATTTTTCAGAAAGAATTAGAGCAGCAAGAGACTTAGGTATTCATGATATTATTATTGATCCGGGCTTCGGTTTCGCAAAAAATATAGCACAGAATTTTGAGCTTTTATCAAAACTTGAGCTTTTCAGCAATCTGGAACTACCTTTACTGATTGGAGTTTCAAGAAAAAGTATGATCTGGAAGAAACTAGATATTTCAGCAGATGATGCTCTAAATGGAACCAGCATCCTTAATACTGCAGCTTTATTGAAAGGAGCCAATATTTTACGGGTCCATGATGTGAAAGAAGCCGTGGAATGCATCAAATTAACCCGTGAATTGATAAACTAA
- the cdaA gene encoding diadenylate cyclase CdaA, with amino-acid sequence MDIIDLRILDILDIVFVALLLYYVYKLVRGTVAVNIFIGIVVIYLVWLLTQLLQMELLSSVLGEFVGVGVFALIVVFQQEIRKFLLMIGSTNFTQKGRFFKSFKFSRDDFDSKINVDAIVDACETMGKTYTGALMVIQKSNKLDFVKNTGDKMKIELNQPILESIFFKNSPLHDGAMVIEENKITATRVILPVSNDRSIPLRFGLRHRAAVGITEKTDALALVVSEETGQTSYIKDGQFVMFETMEELKDRIKEDLS; translated from the coding sequence TTGGACATCATAGATCTTCGAATTCTCGATATCCTGGATATTGTTTTTGTAGCCCTTCTGCTTTACTATGTTTATAAACTGGTAAGAGGCACGGTAGCTGTTAATATTTTTATTGGTATCGTTGTTATTTACCTCGTCTGGCTACTTACCCAGTTGCTTCAAATGGAATTACTGAGCAGTGTGCTTGGCGAATTTGTAGGTGTTGGAGTATTTGCTTTAATCGTCGTATTTCAGCAAGAAATTAGAAAGTTCCTGTTAATGATAGGCTCTACGAACTTCACCCAGAAAGGTAGATTTTTTAAAAGTTTTAAGTTCAGCAGGGATGATTTCGATTCAAAAATTAATGTTGATGCAATTGTAGACGCATGCGAAACTATGGGAAAAACCTATACGGGAGCGCTTATGGTAATACAAAAAAGCAACAAACTGGATTTTGTCAAGAATACCGGGGATAAAATGAAGATAGAACTGAATCAACCAATTCTTGAATCCATTTTCTTCAAAAACAGTCCGTTACATGATGGAGCTATGGTGATCGAAGAAAATAAGATCACCGCGACCCGGGTAATTTTGCCGGTTTCAAACGATAGATCTATTCCGCTAAGGTTTGGATTAAGACATCGTGCCGCCGTTGGAATCACAGAAAAAACCGATGCTTTGGCACTGGTTGTAAGCGAAGAAACCGGGCAGACTTCTTATATAAAAGACGGACAGTTCGTGATGTTTGAAACAATGGAAGAATTAAAAGACAGGATCAAAGAAGATCTTAGTTAA
- a CDS encoding ABC transporter ATP-binding protein: MASKTGNAFDMDLFKRLLKYTNPYKRIFYFVGVAAILVSLFAVLRPIILQETVDEALIPADFDSLIYYVSLMMGVLVLEVLFQFCFIYYANWLGQEVVRDIRVKLFKHMLGFRMKYYDKSAVGRLVTRAVSDIETIASIFSQGLFMIISDLLKMLVVIGVMFYKSWELTLLVLTVLPFIIYATRVFQKKMKLAFEEVRTQVANLNTFVQERITGMKIVQLFTREKTESANFKEINNKHRKAWVKTVWYNSIFFPIAEMSTSITIGLIVWFGGLRVVAGDEMSLGVIVAFIELSQMLFRPLRQIADKFNTLQMGMVAANRVFDILDTEANIEDNGSLEIGNLRGEIEFKNVRFSYVDDEEVLKGISFKVIPGETVAIVGATGAGKSTIINLLSRFYEINSGSILVDNIDIKDIQLRSLRAQIAVVLQNVFLFADTIMNNINLDNPDISDEDVIKAAKQIGIHEFITSLPNGYYYNVKERGAMLSSGQRQLISFLRAYVSNPSILVLDEATSSVDSYSEQLIQDATDKITEGRTSIVIAHRLATIKKADKIIVMDQGQIVEIGGHKELLKKTDGYYRKLYEVQFKEEEAI; this comes from the coding sequence ATGGCATCAAAAACTGGGAATGCGTTCGATATGGATTTGTTTAAGCGTTTGCTTAAATATACAAATCCCTATAAACGAATATTTTATTTCGTGGGAGTCGCCGCAATTCTGGTATCGTTATTTGCAGTTTTAAGACCAATCATTCTACAGGAAACAGTAGATGAGGCTTTAATTCCTGCCGACTTTGATAGTCTTATTTATTATGTGAGTTTAATGATGGGCGTCCTGGTCCTGGAAGTCCTGTTTCAATTCTGTTTTATATACTATGCCAACTGGCTCGGGCAGGAAGTTGTACGTGATATTCGTGTGAAGCTTTTCAAGCATATGCTTGGATTTAGAATGAAATATTACGATAAATCTGCTGTTGGTAGATTGGTGACCAGGGCGGTGAGTGATATTGAGACGATTGCCAGCATCTTTAGCCAGGGATTGTTTATGATCATCAGTGATCTCCTTAAGATGCTGGTGGTTATAGGAGTGATGTTCTATAAAAGCTGGGAGCTAACATTGTTGGTACTAACAGTGCTTCCTTTTATAATCTATGCAACCCGTGTTTTTCAGAAGAAAATGAAACTGGCTTTTGAAGAGGTGCGTACTCAGGTAGCAAATCTAAATACGTTTGTTCAGGAGCGAATTACAGGGATGAAGATCGTTCAGCTTTTTACCAGAGAAAAAACTGAATCTGCCAATTTTAAGGAGATTAATAATAAACATAGAAAAGCCTGGGTAAAAACCGTTTGGTATAACTCCATTTTCTTTCCTATTGCTGAAATGTCTACGTCTATTACGATTGGTTTGATCGTTTGGTTCGGAGGTTTAAGAGTGGTTGCTGGTGATGAGATGTCTTTAGGTGTCATTGTGGCTTTTATTGAACTTTCCCAGATGCTATTCAGGCCACTTAGGCAAATCGCAGATAAATTCAATACCCTTCAAATGGGAATGGTTGCAGCAAATCGCGTATTTGATATTCTGGATACCGAAGCGAATATAGAAGACAACGGAAGTTTGGAAATTGGCAATCTAAGAGGCGAGATAGAATTCAAGAATGTGCGCTTTAGCTATGTGGATGATGAAGAGGTTTTAAAAGGGATATCGTTTAAAGTAATTCCGGGAGAAACCGTAGCGATCGTGGGAGCTACCGGAGCAGGGAAATCTACCATTATCAACTTACTTAGCCGTTTCTATGAAATTAATAGCGGCTCCATTTTAGTAGATAATATCGATATTAAGGATATTCAACTTAGATCTTTGAGAGCTCAAATAGCGGTTGTGCTGCAGAACGTATTTCTTTTTGCAGATACTATTATGAATAATATCAACCTGGATAATCCTGATATTTCTGATGAAGATGTGATTAAGGCTGCAAAGCAGATAGGGATTCATGAATTTATTACCTCTCTTCCTAATGGCTATTATTATAATGTAAAAGAAAGGGGAGCGATGCTTTCTTCAGGGCAGCGACAGTTGATCTCATTTTTGAGAGCTTATGTAAGTAATCCAAGCATTCTGGTGTTGGATGAGGCAACATCTTCAGTCGATTCTTACAGTGAGCAACTTATTCAGGATGCGACAGATAAGATCACAGAAGGTAGAACATCTATAGTAATTGCTCACCGTCTAGCAACCATCAAAAAAGCTGATAAGATCATTGTAATGGACCAGGGACAAATCGTTGAAATTGGTGGTCACAAAGAATTGCTTAAGAAGACCGACGGTTATTATAGAAAGTTATACGAAGTCCAGTTTAAAGAGGAAGAGGCGATTTAA
- the truA gene encoding tRNA pseudouridine(38-40) synthase TruA yields MRYFIELSYFGKAYHGWQNQPNSISVQELLENNISKILGSYIQIVGAGRTDAGVHAKQMFAHFDHQDAIDADLLKYKLNSMLPKDIAISEIFRVKEDAHARFDAVSRSYEYHIIQEKDPFNKDSAWFLKHDLDVEKMNMAAAILKDYTNFKCFSKSRTDVRTYNCRIDEAEWRLEGKKLVFHITADRFLRNMVRAVVGTLVEIGQKKHSVSYMHEVIKSEDRGMAGTSVPAHGLYLTGIIYPDKIRFN; encoded by the coding sequence TTGCGGTACTTTATAGAACTCTCATATTTTGGAAAAGCCTATCATGGTTGGCAAAATCAGCCAAACTCTATTAGTGTTCAGGAGCTTCTGGAAAATAATATAAGCAAAATATTAGGTTCCTATATTCAGATTGTCGGAGCTGGAAGAACAGATGCAGGGGTTCATGCAAAACAAATGTTTGCTCATTTTGATCATCAGGATGCTATAGATGCTGATCTTTTAAAGTATAAGCTGAATTCTATGCTTCCTAAGGATATAGCAATTTCAGAAATATTCCGGGTAAAAGAAGATGCTCATGCTCGCTTTGATGCGGTTTCCAGAAGTTATGAATACCACATCATTCAGGAAAAAGACCCGTTTAATAAGGATTCAGCCTGGTTTTTGAAACATGATCTTGATGTTGAGAAAATGAATATGGCCGCTGCCATTTTAAAAGACTATACTAATTTTAAGTGTTTTTCTAAAAGCAGAACCGATGTAAGAACTTATAATTGTAGAATAGATGAGGCTGAATGGAGGTTAGAAGGTAAGAAGTTAGTTTTTCATATTACCGCAGACAGGTTTCTAAGAAATATGGTGAGGGCTGTGGTAGGTACCCTGGTAGAAATTGGTCAGAAAAAACACAGTGTGTCTTATATGCACGAGGTAATTAAAAGTGAAGATAGAGGGATGGCTGGAACTTCTGTGCCGGCACATGGATTGTACTTAACCGGGATCATATATCCTGATAAAATAAGATTTAACTAG
- a CDS encoding metallophosphoesterase family protein translates to MKNILLLSDTHGHMDDRILHYAAQADEIWHAGDIGSLEVTDQLAAIKPIKGVYGNIDNATIRKEFPLNNRFMCEDVDVWITHIGGYPGRYSPPVKEDIKKNPPKIFISGHSHILKVMNDKNLKLLHMNPGAAGKQGFHKKRTMLRFKIDGKEISDLEVIELE, encoded by the coding sequence TTGAAAAATATCCTTCTTCTTAGCGATACTCATGGACATATGGATGACAGGATTCTCCATTACGCGGCACAAGCTGATGAAATTTGGCATGCAGGTGATATAGGTTCGCTTGAAGTAACCGATCAATTAGCAGCTATTAAACCTATAAAAGGGGTTTATGGAAATATTGATAATGCGACCATTAGAAAGGAATTTCCGCTAAACAACAGGTTTATGTGTGAAGATGTTGATGTCTGGATCACACATATTGGTGGATATCCGGGAAGATATTCCCCGCCTGTGAAAGAAGATATTAAAAAAAATCCTCCAAAGATATTCATATCGGGTCACTCACATATTTTAAAGGTGATGAATGATAAAAATCTCAAATTACTTCACATGAACCCTGGTGCTGCTGGCAAACAGGGATTTCATAAAAAGAGAACCATGTTAAGATTTAAAATAGACGGAAAGGAAATTAGCGATCTTGAAGTTATTGAACTGGAATAA
- a CDS encoding DUF4293 domain-containing protein: MLQRIQTVYLLLAAITMAGLIFVFSLWTNSAGEEVYAQDELIAFGMFLGSAAISLVSIFMFKNRKLQFVLGRLNIILNLFLLGVFVYWSLTLPGEMDISEKGIGMFLPIISIVFIVLANKAIKKDEDLVKSVDRLR; this comes from the coding sequence ATGCTTCAAAGAATACAAACTGTTTACTTATTACTGGCAGCAATAACAATGGCTGGGCTTATATTTGTATTTTCACTCTGGACAAATTCTGCAGGGGAAGAAGTATATGCTCAGGACGAGTTAATTGCGTTTGGAATGTTTCTTGGGTCGGCAGCTATTTCTTTAGTAAGCATTTTTATGTTTAAAAATAGAAAGCTTCAGTTTGTACTGGGGCGCCTAAATATAATATTAAATCTTTTTTTACTAGGAGTGTTTGTTTATTGGTCTCTAACTTTACCTGGAGAAATGGATATTTCAGAGAAGGGTATTGGGATGTTTCTTCCTATTATTTCTATCGTTTTTATTGTTTTGGCCAATAAGGCCATCAAAAAGGACGAAGATCTCGTAAAATCTGTTGACCGATTACGATAA
- the rho gene encoding transcription termination factor Rho, translating to MFEISELKAKKLPELKEIAQTLNVPKYKTLKKLDLVYQILDYQASNPSKVKEVLTDEKEAPVKEKAKRPAKVGSDKKPARPVSNQKPSHAKPSGKDAPPSQKEDKRNTPSPKNDRDRSSNPKKENRGRNDNRSDNRNDNRNDNRNANRSDNRNDHKKNNGNRDNRNRYREPDYEFDAIIESEGVLDIMQDNYGFLRSSDYNYLTSPDDIYVSQSQIRLFGLKTGDTVQGQIRPPKEGEKYFPLIKINKINGLDPQVVRDRVSFEHLTPLFPKDKFNLAEKQSSISTRVMDLFAPIGKGQRGMIVSQPKTGKTMLLKDIANAIAANHPEVYQIVLLIDERPEEVTDMQRNVKGEVVASTFDKEAHEHVRVANIVLEKAKRLVECGHDVVILLDSITRLARAYNTVQPASGKVLSGGVDANALHKPKRFFGAARNIENGGSLSIIATALTETGSKMDEVIFEEFKGTGNMELQLDRRISNRRIFPAIDLVSSSTRRDDLLLDDTTIQRMWVLRKYLADMNPIEAMEFINDKIRNTRNNEEFLISMNG from the coding sequence ATGTTTGAAATTTCAGAATTAAAAGCTAAAAAGCTTCCTGAACTTAAGGAAATTGCTCAAACGCTTAACGTTCCTAAGTACAAGACCTTGAAAAAACTAGATTTGGTGTATCAGATTCTGGATTACCAGGCATCAAATCCTTCTAAAGTGAAAGAAGTTCTTACCGACGAAAAAGAAGCTCCAGTCAAGGAAAAAGCTAAAAGACCAGCGAAAGTTGGCAGTGACAAAAAACCAGCCAGACCGGTATCTAATCAAAAACCTTCTCACGCTAAACCTTCAGGAAAAGACGCCCCTCCTTCTCAAAAAGAAGATAAAAGGAATACCCCTTCTCCAAAAAATGATCGGGACAGAAGTTCTAATCCTAAAAAGGAGAATCGCGGAAGAAACGACAACCGAAGTGATAACAGAAACGATAATCGTAACGATAACAGGAATGCTAATCGCAGCGACAATCGTAACGATCACAAAAAAAATAATGGGAATCGTGATAACAGAAACCGTTACCGCGAACCAGATTATGAGTTCGATGCGATCATAGAAAGTGAAGGAGTACTGGATATCATGCAGGATAACTATGGTTTCCTGAGATCTTCAGACTACAACTATCTAACATCTCCAGATGATATTTATGTATCTCAATCTCAAATAAGGTTATTCGGACTTAAAACCGGAGATACCGTACAAGGGCAAATCAGGCCACCTAAAGAAGGTGAGAAATATTTTCCTCTTATAAAGATCAATAAAATAAATGGTCTTGATCCACAGGTAGTAAGAGACCGTGTTTCTTTCGAACACCTTACCCCATTATTCCCTAAGGATAAATTCAACCTTGCTGAAAAGCAGAGTTCAATTTCTACAAGAGTGATGGATCTTTTTGCTCCTATTGGAAAAGGACAGCGTGGAATGATCGTTTCCCAGCCTAAAACCGGTAAAACAATGTTACTTAAGGATATCGCCAATGCAATTGCGGCGAACCATCCTGAAGTTTATCAAATTGTTCTGCTTATCGACGAAAGACCTGAAGAGGTAACCGATATGCAGCGTAATGTAAAAGGAGAAGTGGTTGCTTCTACTTTCGACAAGGAAGCGCATGAACATGTAAGAGTTGCCAATATCGTTCTTGAAAAAGCGAAGCGTTTGGTAGAATGCGGTCACGATGTGGTTATCCTTTTGGATTCCATTACGAGACTTGCAAGAGCTTACAATACCGTACAACCAGCAAGTGGTAAAGTACTAAGTGGTGGTGTAGATGCGAATGCACTTCACAAACCTAAAAGATTCTTTGGTGCGGCGCGAAATATAGAAAACGGTGGTTCTCTATCTATAATAGCTACTGCACTTACTGAAACTGGTTCTAAGATGGACGAAGTAATCTTCGAAGAATTTAAAGGAACCGGTAACATGGAACTTCAGTTAGACAGAAGAATATCTAACCGAAGAATATTCCCGGCTATAGATCTAGTTTCTTCAAGTACACGTAGAGACGATCTTCTTCTGGATGACACCACGATACAGCGTATGTGGGTACTAAGAAAATATCTTGCAGATATGAATCCTATTGAAGCAATGGAATTCATCAATGATAAAATCAGGAATACTAGAAATAACGAAGAGTTTTTAATCTCCATGAACGGTTAA
- a CDS encoding GNAT family N-acetyltransferase, producing the protein MTILAENRIMELAFNKILKEDFQQVLPFLKKLHEHPPEEELLKSRLLEMFDQNYECFGIYMNKNLIGVFGLWFMTRHYAGRACEVDHVYIEEQYQGKGLGRSLMEFIHQYAESKNCETMELNSYVENFGSHKFYMNLGYIIRGYHFLKKL; encoded by the coding sequence ATGACTATTTTAGCAGAAAACAGGATCATGGAACTGGCATTTAACAAGATTTTAAAAGAAGATTTTCAGCAGGTTTTACCTTTCCTTAAAAAACTGCATGAACACCCACCTGAAGAAGAATTGCTTAAAAGCCGACTGTTGGAAATGTTCGATCAAAATTATGAATGTTTTGGAATATATATGAATAAAAATTTGATTGGAGTCTTTGGTTTATGGTTTATGACGAGACATTATGCTGGTAGAGCCTGTGAGGTAGATCATGTTTATATTGAAGAGCAGTATCAGGGCAAAGGATTAGGTAGATCTTTAATGGAATTTATTCATCAATATGCTGAATCTAAGAACTGTGAAACGATGGAATTGAATAGTTATGTTGAAAATTTTGGATCTCATAAATTTTATATGAACCTGGGATATATTATTAGAGGATATCATTTTTTAAAAAAGCTGTAA
- a CDS encoding ATP-dependent Clp protease proteolytic subunit yields the protein MKNKTGKIQDLIDNKLLEKRKIYMWGEVSDKTAKYVIDRLEYLDLEGEGEIELFINSPGGYVTDGFAIYDTIMSLESPVSTICTGLAASMGSILLSAGKKGRRFIQPHAKVMIHQPSGGARGQASNIEIAANEILKTKHLSAEILAENCGQTVEKVLKDFNRDYWMDAQESMEYGIVDGIYKK from the coding sequence ATGAAAAATAAAACCGGAAAGATTCAGGATTTAATTGATAATAAATTATTAGAAAAAAGAAAGATCTACATGTGGGGCGAGGTAAGTGATAAAACTGCCAAATATGTAATTGACAGGCTTGAATATCTGGATCTTGAAGGCGAAGGTGAAATTGAACTTTTTATAAATAGTCCGGGTGGTTACGTAACAGATGGATTTGCTATTTATGATACTATTATGAGCCTTGAATCTCCTGTTTCAACTATTTGCACAGGACTGGCTGCTTCTATGGGATCTATACTCCTTTCGGCAGGAAAAAAAGGGAGAAGATTTATTCAACCCCACGCGAAAGTAATGATCCATCAACCAAGTGGCGGAGCACGCGGACAGGCTTCTAATATTGAGATCGCAGCAAACGAAATATTAAAAACAAAGCATTTAAGTGCTGAAATTCTTGCCGAAAATTGCGGGCAGACGGTTGAAAAGGTTTTAAAGGATTTTAATCGTGATTACTGGATGGATGCGCAAGAGTCTATGGAGTATGGAATTGTAGATGGTATCTATAAAAAATAA
- a CDS encoding GNAT family N-acetyltransferase, protein MEIKHKESNSRGMFYIENEKGLIAELTYRKNENNILTIDHTEVKREMENQGIGSSLIKESVEFARQHNLKIDPLCPFAEVQFDMNKSYEDVRAS, encoded by the coding sequence ATGGAAATAAAGCATAAAGAGAGCAATAGCCGCGGGATGTTCTATATTGAAAATGAGAAAGGCCTCATTGCAGAACTCACCTATCGCAAGAATGAGAATAATATTCTTACTATAGATCATACTGAAGTGAAACGAGAAATGGAAAACCAGGGAATTGGATCCAGTCTCATAAAGGAGAGTGTTGAATTTGCCCGTCAGCATAATTTGAAAATAGACCCCCTCTGTCCTTTTGCTGAAGTTCAGTTCGATATGAATAAATCTTATGAAGATGTTCGAGCCTCCTAA
- a CDS encoding L,D-transpeptidase family protein translates to MRSPVFKFAFISLLLLFSCKNNEEETGIEERNDLAETTFLTEDDDIEDFFADSETGIDQLYQLSEVSDFYKENDFQPIWNQRELREDLFRNIENIEEDGLFFEDYHGETLQKLLSSLDTNSEEENNFLEILLTDSFLRLSKDLANGKLNPKEIYEIWGTPLNKIDSKKLLETAISEKSITESLESIKPDHIVYQGLKKALKEFKKTDWRNTSATTIKPGKLIRPGDSDDRIFSVTKRLSELGYYKGVIDSSNTRFNDSIQNALMSFQKDHDLQIDALLGASTIKNLNYTEEDRLHQILVNMERWRWYPRDLGEHYIIINIPNYELSVVKNGDTIRTHKTMVGTEVRKTPVFSDKVRYIIYNPTWTIPPTIKKNDVIPGAKRDIGYFQKKNIKIYDSEGTAIDPSTVDWNSSKARSYTYRQPAGPSNPLGIVKIIYPNEYMIYLHDTPSRNLFENNARAQSSGCVRVQDALGLAKYLLNDREKYDDNKIEAILKSGKTTEIPVKQPVNVHHFYWTAYQKKDTIKFIDDIYDLDNKVWDLLKPKT, encoded by the coding sequence ATGCGCAGCCCCGTATTTAAATTTGCCTTCATATCCCTGCTCCTTCTCTTCTCTTGTAAAAACAATGAGGAAGAAACCGGAATCGAAGAACGAAACGACCTTGCAGAAACAACTTTTCTTACTGAGGATGATGATATTGAAGATTTTTTTGCGGATTCTGAAACCGGTATAGATCAACTTTATCAATTATCTGAAGTATCAGATTTTTATAAAGAGAATGATTTTCAACCAATATGGAACCAAAGGGAACTGCGCGAAGACCTTTTCAGAAATATAGAAAATATTGAAGAAGACGGATTGTTTTTTGAAGACTATCATGGCGAAACCCTTCAAAAATTATTAAGTTCACTTGATACAAATTCCGAAGAAGAAAATAATTTTCTTGAAATTCTTCTTACCGATTCTTTTTTGAGGCTTTCCAAAGACCTTGCAAACGGAAAACTGAACCCTAAAGAGATTTATGAGATATGGGGAACTCCTCTAAATAAAATAGATTCTAAAAAATTATTAGAAACTGCTATTTCTGAAAAAAGTATTACTGAAAGCCTGGAATCCATAAAACCAGACCATATTGTTTACCAGGGTCTAAAAAAAGCATTAAAAGAATTTAAAAAGACCGACTGGCGAAATACATCAGCCACTACAATAAAACCAGGAAAACTGATTAGGCCCGGCGATTCTGATGATCGTATTTTCTCAGTAACGAAAAGACTTTCTGAACTTGGATATTATAAAGGTGTTATTGACTCCAGCAATACCCGGTTTAATGACAGCATACAGAATGCATTGATGTCATTTCAGAAAGATCATGACTTGCAAATTGATGCGCTCCTTGGAGCTTCTACCATAAAAAACTTAAATTATACCGAAGAAGATCGTCTGCATCAAATTCTGGTGAACATGGAAAGATGGAGATGGTATCCAAGGGATCTGGGGGAACACTATATTATCATAAACATTCCCAATTACGAACTGAGTGTTGTAAAAAATGGAGACACCATAAGAACCCACAAGACAATGGTGGGTACAGAAGTGCGAAAAACCCCGGTATTTTCAGATAAGGTTCGCTATATCATTTACAATCCTACCTGGACGATCCCTCCCACTATTAAAAAGAATGATGTTATTCCCGGTGCAAAAAGAGATATAGGATATTTTCAGAAAAAAAATATTAAGATTTATGACAGCGAAGGGACCGCTATAGACCCCTCCACAGTAGACTGGAACTCTTCCAAAGCGAGATCCTATACTTACAGGCAGCCCGCGGGTCCGTCAAATCCTTTGGGAATTGTAAAGATCATTTACCCAAATGAATATATGATCTATTTGCACGATACCCCATCCAGAAATTTGTTCGAGAATAATGCCAGGGCACAAAGCTCGGGATGTGTTCGGGTGCAGGATGCGCTTGGTCTTGCGAAATATCTCTTGAATGATCGGGAAAAGTACGATGACAATAAAATAGAAGCTATTTTAAAATCTGGAAAAACAACTGAAATCCCGGTGAAACAACCGGTGAATGTCCACCATTTCTATTGGACTGCATACCAAAAAAAAGATACCATCAAATTTATTGATGATATCTACGATCTTGATAATAAAGTTTGGGATCTATTAAAACCAAAAACCTGA
- a CDS encoding murein L,D-transpeptidase catalytic domain family protein: protein MKYRILTVVGVLIFSFAFSSTAKIKSNNESRIATELPVDLKIKKSFEEKVATLYEAFSVNNATMPNLPVFEKAISGYTKLDEAGNVSNPLLTVIDFNLSSKKKRMWILNMDTKEVVFNTYVAHGKNTGVEFAKNFSNTVSSHQSSLGFYVTGETYYGKNGLSLFIDGMEKGFNSRARERYVVIHGADYAEPEFINRYGRLGRSYGCPAVPNKIAKELIHKIKGKSVVYIHKSDEDYLQKSSYLNG from the coding sequence ATGAAGTACAGAATTCTTACCGTTGTTGGCGTATTAATCTTCTCGTTCGCTTTTAGTAGTACTGCCAAAATTAAAAGTAACAATGAATCCAGAATAGCAACGGAACTACCTGTTGATCTTAAAATAAAAAAATCTTTCGAAGAAAAAGTTGCAACACTATATGAAGCTTTTTCAGTGAATAATGCGACAATGCCTAATTTACCTGTATTCGAAAAAGCAATTAGTGGCTATACTAAGCTTGATGAAGCGGGAAATGTTTCCAATCCTCTACTAACTGTAATAGACTTTAATCTTTCTTCAAAAAAGAAAAGAATGTGGATTCTTAACATGGATACCAAAGAGGTAGTTTTTAATACCTATGTTGCACATGGTAAAAATACAGGGGTTGAGTTTGCAAAGAATTTTTCTAATACGGTTAGCTCTCATCAAAGCTCCCTTGGGTTCTATGTTACCGGGGAAACTTATTATGGTAAGAATGGATTATCCCTTTTTATAGATGGTATGGAGAAAGGATTCAACTCCAGGGCTCGTGAACGCTATGTGGTTATTCATGGTGCAGATTATGCTGAACCGGAATTTATCAATAGATATGGAAGGCTGGGTAGAAGTTATGGGTGCCCTGCAGTACCAAATAAGATAGCGAAAGAGCTTATACATAAGATCAAAGGAAAGTCAGTAGTTTATATTCACAAAAGTGACGAAGATTATCTACAAAAATCTAGCTACCTAAACGGCTAA